The Anas platyrhynchos isolate ZD024472 breed Pekin duck chromosome 1, IASCAAS_PekinDuck_T2T, whole genome shotgun sequence genomic sequence TGGGCGACTGAGGCTGGTCTGTAGGCTCAGGGTCACAACAGTCAGTCACCTCTGTGGCTGAAAAGACTTCACATTTCACAATTCCTTTGAGTCCTTTCAGCATGCTGTGGCTTCCTATACTTGTCCTTGATGAACCATGTTAATTATCAATATCTCTTACAGACCACTGAGATTGTGTAGACTTTCAAATGCCCTCATCATTGACCTATCTCTGTTctgactgatttatttatttatttatttagtaaaatTCCTGTCTACCTCAGTGCTAAATGAACCCAGAAATTGGGAAAAGTTTTGTCTTACCACGtggtttgaaacaaagtttgTTGTTCTTGTAAGCTGTGTAGGCAGCTATTGATCCAACAACTAATAtcacaaaagcagaaattataGGAGAAGTAACTCCAGCTATTAATCCTGAATCtgtagaaaatgagagaaaaaaaaaaatcagaggcaCTGAAATAGCATGACTTAAGCATATTCCCCACTAAGATGTGTTTTTGCAAAACTTTGAGAATTGTTCAGTGAAAACATTGGAAATCTATTAAGTAGAATTAAACGGAAGACTGGAAATTATGTTACATGACAGCTAGTATGAAAACAGTGTCACACAGATCATTTAGTATATGTACTAATAAGGCTAACATTTTCCTACTTTTTATGGTGAACTGGAACAAACTGTAGAATACATTATTTACTATACCTGTGTTTCCACCGTGATTGAAATGATGCTCTTCTTCTCCTGGAATAGAGGGTGAAGTTTCATTAAGAAATGTCTTTCATCATGTTTGAGAACAAAGTATATGCTCAGCAAAGTGCGATTTCATGCAGCGTGAAATTGGGAAGCTAGTGTGGGACTCTGTGAGAGAGGAGCTCTGATTCTAATCCTGACTCGCACTGGTGTTGGTAGGAGGATTAacctcccctcctcctgccacttCATTTCTGAAGAAGAATATTATCtgaagaatatatataaaaaaagggTAATCCTTAGCTGTCTACATCAGGCTGATTTAAAGGAAATAGAAGGCCAGTACTGTACTCTCATTATCCTCTACTGCCAGACAATCAAATGATTTATGTCAAGATACAGACGTGGTGCATTTACTTTCAGTTCTCAGCAGAAGCCCCTTGCTTTGGGACTATCCAAGCTGAATTTGAAGGGATTAATCTTGCAAGGTGCTGCCTTAGCCCTGTAAGGCATTTAGGGATTTGTTTCAAAAGATCTAGAGCTTCATGCTCAAAGCTGTGGTTTGTGGAGAAAGGTGGCTaatctaaataaaaatagcagagTCTTGTGCTACACTGCTGGTGACAGatttctgctaaagcaaaaccAGACAGCTCTTAATTataaattttaggaaaaaaactacaatgagaattggTAAATAAATACTACCTGCGATATGCGGTGGTAAGGGCTTCCCATCAACGAGATCCAAGTCATTAAAACCTCCTGCAAGATAAAAATTAGGATTTCTATTGGAAAAATAACTGAACAGTGGTAACCCCTTCAGCTCCCTTGGCCGGTCGTTTTCTACTGTTCTAGGGAAAGGTGAGGGACCTTTGAAATCCCATCCGCTACATGGCAGTGGGTCAGGTGCCTTGCACAACTAGTCACCCATTCACATTCACCCAGAAGCTGGATAATGAAAACTGTTACTGGCTGCCCATTCTGAGCATGAAGACATGCATGTTTGTAAATAAGTGCTGTATTTAAGAACCCAAAGTGTGGACTCaaatcccagcagctcctgcagtggGAAGTCAGTGGGTCCCTTCTAGGCAAGACTCGGGAAGGGCACGTCCACAGCTCAACACCACAATCATACCAGTAGTAAATATGGGGTACATGGTAGTAGTTAGGACTGATGTACCACTTCCATTGTATTTAGAGGGTGTCTGGGACTATATCCAAAAGCAACATAGGCTTAAATCCATCTCCCCAGTCCCACCAGTTGTATGCCCCAGAGCCATTTCACATCCATATCTCAGCATGGATTTGTACGTGTGTACATATTCATAACGAAAGGATAAACAAGGTAAGTATTAGTCTCCTGCCACTTAGGATTCAACATCCTACAGTTGGGGCAGGCAGAAAAGCTTTATGGTGCCATCACAAAAGCTCAGAAAATCTTTCCAAACACTGGGTCAGGAGCAGtgataaaaaaaggaaaatatacgGAAGGGATGACAAAAATtatgtataaagaaaaaataagaaagtaatCTATTCGACACATCTGCTCCAAACAGCTCAGTGGTAGATTTTCTTAGGAGAAAATATTCTTACCAGAACTACTGTGGCTTCCTGGTCGTGGTGGAAGAGGTGGGTATAAAGGTTGTCTTGGGTAGTCACCTGTTGATAGTAAATAGTTAGGCGGTTGAACAAGCAGAACTGAGAGCTGTAAATGAAGAGTCTAATAACCTGGGATTTTGTACCTATTACTCATTTGTCCCCTGGGGAATTTGGAAAAGGACCTTGTCACTAGTTAAAACATCTCAAGGCCTGCATTAAAGATAACTAGCTACTAAATCTAATTAGAAAACGGAAAGGaaatttttcaaaactgaaacaagagaagaacttgaaaaatgttcaatgaaaatatttcatgtatttctgGCATGGCCTAATGTTAATCAGTGCTGACAGCTGGAAAGAACGGTATGCTACTGTAGGTGTCAGCGGTGCAGTTACACATAGCCAAGAGAGCAGCTGGTGTTCTGGGCTGGGTGGGAGGCAACAGGTTATCTCTGTGCCCTCAGCAGGTATTACTAAGAACACTACATTACATTAGTTCATCTAAAACATGAT encodes the following:
- the LOC101797213 gene encoding glycoprotein Xg is translated as MGKFRRILLLCLGFLLVHVRGQRDFDLADALDHPDDIITRKPTVIRRPTRPLLNNDLHLGDAFGGGDYPRQPLYPPLPPRPGSHSSSGGFNDLDLVDGKPLPPHIAGEEEHHFNHGGNTDSGLIAGVTSPIISAFVILVVGSIAAYTAYKNNKLCFKPRGGATV